A part of Candidatus Saccharimonadales bacterium genomic DNA contains:
- a CDS encoding SRPBCC domain-containing protein, with protein sequence MNKNNISVNKETNEFIAERVFDAPRTRLWEAFANPEQLAKWWGPNGWETTIKTFEFRPQGVWLYGMKCVDENQGEFYNQESWGKAIFEEINEPEKIVYRDSFSDADGNINDSMPTGVSTLEFHDEDGKARLVSRTKYDKPEELQAVTDMGMEQGFSETWDRLAEFVENDQ encoded by the coding sequence ATGAACAAGAACAATATCAGCGTAAACAAAGAAACAAACGAATTTATTGCAGAACGCGTCTTTGATGCGCCTCGCACGCGGCTATGGGAGGCATTTGCAAATCCAGAACAACTTGCTAAATGGTGGGGTCCAAATGGCTGGGAAACGACTATTAAAACGTTCGAGTTCCGACCACAGGGTGTTTGGCTCTACGGCATGAAATGTGTCGACGAAAATCAAGGTGAATTTTATAACCAGGAATCTTGGGGCAAAGCGATATTCGAAGAAATCAATGAACCTGAAAAGATCGTGTATCGTGATTCATTCTCGGATGCCGATGGTAATATTAACGATTCGATGCCCACCGGCGTATCCACGCTCGAGTTCCACGATGAAGACGGCAAAGCACGTCTCGTTAGTCGTACAAAGTATGACAAGCCAGAAGAGCTACAGGCTGTCACGGATATGGGTATGGAACAAGGCTTCTCCGAAACCTGGGATCGCCTAGCAGAATTTGTTGAAAACGACCAATAG
- a CDS encoding DUF2277 domain-containing protein, producing the protein MCRNIKPLFNFEPNATEDEVRGAALQFVRKISGYNTPSQVNEHAFNHAVEDVMMAAQKLLDSLVTNADPKNREEESAKAHERALKRFGNV; encoded by the coding sequence ATGTGCCGGAATATCAAACCGTTATTTAATTTTGAACCCAACGCAACCGAAGACGAAGTGCGCGGTGCAGCCCTTCAATTTGTGCGCAAGATTTCCGGCTACAATACCCCATCGCAGGTTAACGAACATGCGTTCAATCATGCAGTTGAAGACGTTATGATGGCTGCACAAAAGCTGTTAGATTCACTCGTCACAAATGCAGACCCAAAAAACCGCGAGGAAGAATCTGCAAAAGCTCACGAACGAGCACTTAAACGTTTCGGAAATGTATAA